The following coding sequences lie in one Alloacidobacterium dinghuense genomic window:
- a CDS encoding polysaccharide biosynthesis/export family protein — MRLFKFCTYVLLAGVLATVSHRSWAQVNSVNDSQPTKVADQSAIIIGPGDLLDLTVFDVPELILKVRVDSTGIVNLPLIGDLKFAGMTVREAQLLIARKLVELEMVKKPEVSLLIEEFATQGTTVSGEVNAPGIYPLMGPHRLFDAISAAGGLTVKAGRAVTIIHAGQKDHPEIITLPEGTSFEQANVTIYPGDTIVISKTGVVYVVGEVAKPGAFLMENNTSMSFLKAIALAQGTTKLASQKHTLILRKTSTGTLQYEVPLNKIYQGEAPDLQLHAEDIVFVPTSNVKTYGAIGLQGAISAAIASIYVLR; from the coding sequence ATGAGACTTTTCAAATTTTGCACATATGTATTACTCGCCGGCGTCCTTGCGACTGTTTCTCATCGTAGCTGGGCGCAAGTCAATTCGGTGAACGATTCTCAGCCCACAAAGGTGGCTGATCAGAGCGCGATCATCATTGGGCCAGGCGACTTGCTCGATCTCACAGTTTTTGATGTACCGGAATTGATATTAAAGGTGCGTGTCGACTCCACCGGCATCGTTAACCTGCCTTTAATTGGCGATTTGAAGTTTGCTGGGATGACAGTTCGCGAAGCCCAGCTCCTGATTGCCCGGAAACTCGTAGAACTGGAGATGGTGAAGAAGCCAGAAGTATCGCTGCTCATCGAAGAGTTTGCGACCCAGGGAACGACTGTTTCTGGCGAAGTCAATGCGCCTGGAATCTATCCCTTAATGGGTCCGCATCGGCTCTTCGACGCGATCTCGGCGGCGGGGGGATTAACTGTAAAGGCCGGCCGCGCTGTAACAATTATTCATGCTGGGCAAAAAGATCACCCCGAGATCATCACTCTTCCCGAAGGAACATCTTTTGAACAAGCAAACGTAACAATTTATCCTGGGGACACCATCGTTATTTCTAAAACGGGTGTGGTCTACGTTGTTGGAGAGGTGGCCAAGCCGGGTGCATTTCTCATGGAAAATAACACCTCCATGTCTTTTCTGAAGGCTATTGCGCTGGCGCAGGGTACCACCAAGCTTGCTTCCCAGAAGCACACACTGATCCTCAGAAAGACTTCCACTGGAACGCTGCAGTATGAAGTTCCACTGAACAAAATCTACCAGGGTGAGGCTCCGGATCTACAGCTACATGCCGAAGATATTGTGTTCGTTCCAACGAGCAATGTGAAGACTTATGGGGCGATCGGCCTGCAAGGTGCCATTTCGGCAGCGATTGCCTCGATATATGTTTTGCGATAA
- a CDS encoding Gfo/Idh/MocA family protein: MTKIALAGLGYWGPNLARVLNQSQTCDFVAACDVNRISLEKITTQYPFLKGYRDFNELISSDVDAVVIATPISTHYDLAKRALLAGKHVFVEKPLAHRADLARELVELAADRQKTLFTGHTFIYSPPVIKIKELIDSGEIGDVHYISLSRVNLGLYQKDVDVVWDLAVHDISILLYWLGEMPVNGASFGRACVQHDKRDVAFLWLEFPSGVVASNEISWLSPQKMRRTCVVGSKRMIVYDDMDLAEKVKIYDSGVDFCQPQTFGEFQLTYRIGDMHAPYLGNAEPLLKEIEHFVHCFTTGERSITSGEFGAQVVEVLELVDRSHLNTPQPAIAGIRMGF; the protein is encoded by the coding sequence ATGACCAAGATCGCATTAGCCGGATTGGGATATTGGGGACCGAACCTCGCACGTGTATTGAACCAATCGCAGACGTGCGACTTTGTAGCTGCCTGTGACGTGAATCGGATAAGTCTTGAGAAGATCACTACGCAATATCCCTTTCTTAAGGGATATCGCGACTTCAATGAACTCATCTCGAGTGATGTAGACGCCGTCGTGATTGCCACGCCGATTTCAACCCACTATGACTTGGCTAAGCGTGCATTGCTTGCTGGGAAACATGTTTTTGTAGAAAAACCGTTGGCTCATCGAGCTGATCTTGCCCGTGAGCTAGTTGAGCTGGCAGCTGACCGGCAAAAGACTTTATTTACTGGTCACACTTTCATTTACAGTCCACCAGTTATCAAAATCAAAGAACTCATTGATAGCGGTGAGATCGGAGATGTTCACTACATCAGCCTGTCCCGCGTTAACTTAGGACTTTATCAGAAAGATGTAGATGTGGTCTGGGATCTCGCCGTTCACGATATTTCTATCTTGTTGTATTGGCTGGGAGAAATGCCCGTTAACGGAGCCTCTTTTGGTCGCGCATGCGTGCAGCATGACAAGCGCGATGTTGCGTTTTTATGGCTTGAGTTCCCCAGCGGAGTCGTGGCTTCGAATGAAATCAGCTGGCTATCTCCCCAGAAAATGCGTCGCACATGTGTAGTGGGGTCCAAGCGCATGATCGTCTATGACGACATGGATTTAGCAGAGAAAGTAAAGATTTATGACAGCGGCGTCGATTTTTGCCAGCCACAGACTTTTGGCGAATTTCAGCTGACCTATCGCATCGGCGATATGCACGCTCCCTATCTCGGCAATGCCGAACCACTATTAAAAGAGATAGAGCATTTTGTTCACTGTTTTACGACGGGGGAACGATCGATCACTTCTGGCGAATTTGGAGCTCAAGTAGTGGAAGTCCTTGAACTCGTTGATCGCTCTCACTTGAACACTCCGCAACCGGCCATTGCCGGTATCCGGATGGGATTTTAA
- a CDS encoding DegT/DnrJ/EryC1/StrS family aminotransferase — translation MRNPVIRVPFVDLKAQYAGLREEMNKAVQNVLDSGHFVGGPVLEKFEREFAEFVGANYCVGVANGTDAITLAARVADLGRGDEVLVPANSFFATAEAISNAGATPVFVDVDPTTFHMDPALAEEAITSRTAAIVPVHLYGRAMNLEPFEALAAKYNLLIIEDCAQAHGASIGSTRIGSSGRLTCYSFYPGKNLGAYGDGGAITTSDPHLTKQLRILREHGSPAKYEHSVVGWNSRLDALQATVLSVKLPHMTKWNSARRDHAKRLVGALTGSPIIPPVIPEGDEHVFHLFVVRCSCRNELKQFLEQKGIQTGIHYPVPLHLTGAYQALDAPGPRSKPVTEGLASEILSLPMYPELSEEQISDVISALQEFIHLFRPTTPRDFMTEPASQTISYNI, via the coding sequence ATGCGTAATCCAGTAATCCGGGTTCCATTTGTAGACTTGAAGGCTCAATACGCCGGGCTCCGCGAAGAAATGAATAAAGCAGTTCAAAATGTGCTCGATTCGGGACATTTTGTAGGAGGCCCTGTTCTTGAGAAGTTTGAGCGGGAATTTGCGGAGTTTGTAGGTGCCAATTATTGCGTTGGTGTGGCCAATGGGACTGACGCTATAACTCTAGCGGCGAGGGTCGCGGATTTGGGCCGCGGTGATGAGGTGCTCGTTCCGGCAAACAGTTTCTTTGCCACTGCAGAAGCTATTAGCAATGCAGGAGCTACTCCAGTTTTTGTTGACGTTGATCCTACGACTTTTCACATGGATCCAGCACTCGCCGAGGAGGCGATCACCAGTCGTACGGCGGCGATTGTTCCGGTACACCTGTATGGCCGTGCAATGAATCTGGAGCCGTTTGAGGCTCTAGCCGCAAAGTATAACCTGCTGATAATTGAAGATTGTGCGCAGGCACATGGCGCCTCGATTGGCAGCACAAGAATTGGCTCTTCGGGGCGTCTGACTTGTTACAGCTTCTATCCCGGCAAGAACTTGGGTGCGTATGGAGACGGTGGAGCAATAACTACGAGCGATCCTCATCTGACGAAACAACTTCGAATTTTGCGCGAGCATGGCAGCCCCGCAAAGTACGAACACAGTGTGGTCGGATGGAACTCCAGACTCGATGCTCTTCAGGCAACGGTACTATCAGTTAAGCTGCCGCACATGACCAAATGGAACAGCGCCCGGCGCGATCATGCAAAAAGGCTTGTAGGTGCTCTTACTGGTTCCCCAATTATCCCGCCTGTGATTCCGGAAGGGGATGAACATGTGTTTCACCTGTTTGTAGTTCGCTGCTCCTGCCGTAATGAACTAAAGCAGTTTCTTGAGCAAAAGGGAATTCAGACGGGTATTCATTATCCCGTTCCCTTACACCTCACCGGTGCATACCAAGCGTTGGATGCCCCAGGGCCGCGTTCCAAACCCGTTACAGAAGGTCTCGCGAGTGAAATTCTATCTTTGCCGATGTATCCTGAGCTCTCTGAAGAGCAAATAAGCGATGTCATCTCTGCTCTTCAAGAATTTATTCATCTGTTTAGGCCTACGACACCAAGAGATTTCATGACTGAACCTGCTTCCCAAACAATCTCTTACAACATTTAA
- a CDS encoding alpha-1,2-fucosyltransferase, which yields MDKRSYHKLFRTDAYIHGSYRTWLLATAKRFKAHQESEAKLERGARILVFENEAANNTRFFQSISGRPEEVHLELLRIARPDHIPPVNPHKSFIGIHVRTGDFTRVTDPDALRTMRNVQLPIEWYRSILLSIRKQIGGDVDARVFSDGSAELLRPLLDLPNVSLEEPYSALRDMLELSKASTLISSGSGFSMWAAYLRQVPRICFPNQRREYVVTSSSTIDLEPECETGNDIPSHFIAYIADGFRHLGEVKQFS from the coding sequence ATGGATAAGCGTTCGTATCATAAATTGTTCCGAACCGATGCTTATATTCACGGCAGCTATCGGACATGGTTATTAGCTACTGCTAAACGATTCAAGGCGCATCAGGAATCGGAAGCCAAGCTAGAACGAGGAGCAAGAATCCTTGTTTTTGAGAATGAAGCAGCCAATAATACAAGATTCTTCCAATCCATCTCTGGAAGACCGGAAGAGGTGCATTTAGAACTCCTTCGAATTGCACGGCCTGATCACATCCCCCCTGTGAATCCGCATAAGTCGTTTATCGGAATCCATGTCCGAACGGGTGACTTCACTCGTGTTACTGATCCTGATGCACTGCGCACAATGCGCAATGTCCAGTTGCCCATTGAATGGTATCGAAGCATTCTCCTTTCAATTCGGAAGCAAATCGGCGGCGACGTGGATGCGAGGGTGTTTTCGGATGGCTCAGCGGAATTGCTGCGTCCCTTATTAGACCTACCAAATGTATCGTTGGAGGAACCTTATTCCGCCCTGCGTGACATGCTTGAACTTTCGAAGGCTTCAACCTTAATTTCTTCGGGCTCAGGTTTCAGTATGTGGGCTGCTTATCTCCGCCAGGTTCCACGGATATGTTTTCCCAACCAGCGACGAGAGTATGTAGTGACATCTTCGTCTACGATTGATCTTGAGCCAGAATGCGAAACCGGCAATGACATTCCGAGCCACTTTATCGCATACATTGCAGATGGTTTCCGCCATTTGGGTGAGGTTAAACAATTTTCGTGA
- a CDS encoding acyltransferase: protein MAQQTAAEAGFFAHPKALIDTDQIGDRTRVWAFAHVTHGAQVGSDCNIGEHVFIEGGASIGNNVTVKNGVSVWARVTVEDNCFLGPYCVFTNDMNPRAYIKKGPESLVPTLVKANSSIGANATIVCGRTIGRFAFIGAGAVVTHDVQDYSMVVGNPARPIGWMCECAEKLPMRATSEVGAICSCQHCGAVFERVASGLAKR, encoded by the coding sequence ATGGCGCAGCAAACCGCCGCGGAGGCAGGATTTTTCGCGCATCCGAAGGCTCTCATTGATACCGACCAAATTGGCGATCGCACGCGCGTATGGGCATTTGCACATGTCACGCATGGCGCGCAGGTCGGTTCAGACTGCAACATCGGCGAGCATGTTTTTATCGAGGGTGGAGCGTCAATTGGCAATAACGTTACAGTCAAAAACGGCGTCTCGGTGTGGGCGCGTGTAACCGTAGAAGATAATTGCTTTCTGGGCCCATATTGTGTATTCACCAATGACATGAATCCACGAGCCTATATCAAGAAGGGGCCGGAGAGCCTGGTACCCACACTTGTCAAGGCGAATTCAAGCATCGGAGCCAACGCAACAATTGTCTGTGGTCGTACGATTGGGCGATTCGCGTTCATCGGCGCAGGTGCTGTCGTGACTCATGACGTACAGGACTATTCTATGGTTGTTGGGAACCCTGCACGTCCGATCGGCTGGATGTGCGAATGCGCAGAGAAGCTTCCGATGCGGGCCACATCTGAAGTTGGTGCGATTTGTAGCTGTCAACATTGCGGCGCAGTTTTTGAGCGCGTGGCGTCAGGCCTAGCTAAAAGGTAG
- a CDS encoding lipopolysaccharide biosynthesis protein: protein MAQVIAVISSPLLTRLYKPSDFGALQIFISVMGLALVAATGRYDVAILLPEDEQSSINLIGLSVLCVLFSAAVVTGVVIVCHYHWILPASVLVLRGHLWLLPVSIVGAGMYQVLSYWAMRRSHYKQIATTKFMQVSAQVGTQLGVGLLTHGSIGLLIGDAVGRVVGSGRFLRDLWKEYADQVRAIRLSQMLKLALRYREYPLISLWGALINFSGLALPSLFLAQYYGAQDTGWFALVNRVLGVPAALIGASIAQVYTSEAAKLSRSDPKRLMYIFLKTTRRMLYLGIAPCAVFMMLAPSIFQFIFGHIWYEAGIYARYLGLMFYASFINSPVTMTLSILERQRSQLVWDVSRLALTIGSITLPFHLGFGTRIAILCYGAAMTLMYGIHWTQSYYAIKHCGNRPGPTALAGVAVTCSPGSAQN, encoded by the coding sequence ATGGCTCAAGTAATTGCCGTCATATCGTCGCCGCTTCTGACCCGCCTTTATAAGCCGAGCGACTTTGGAGCGCTCCAAATCTTTATTTCGGTGATGGGTCTTGCTCTGGTGGCAGCCACTGGCCGCTACGATGTGGCAATACTGCTTCCGGAGGATGAGCAGAGCTCGATTAATCTCATTGGATTGTCAGTCCTGTGTGTACTCTTTTCGGCCGCAGTCGTAACTGGAGTCGTCATTGTTTGTCACTATCACTGGATATTGCCCGCCAGTGTCCTTGTGTTGAGGGGACACTTGTGGCTTCTTCCCGTCAGCATAGTAGGAGCCGGCATGTATCAAGTGCTCAGCTACTGGGCAATGCGGCGCAGCCACTACAAGCAAATCGCTACTACCAAGTTCATGCAAGTTAGCGCGCAGGTAGGGACACAACTGGGCGTGGGCCTCTTAACCCACGGCTCTATCGGCCTGCTAATTGGAGATGCCGTTGGACGAGTTGTGGGAAGCGGGCGGTTCCTACGCGATCTATGGAAGGAATATGCGGACCAGGTTCGGGCTATTCGCCTGTCGCAGATGCTGAAACTCGCCCTTCGGTACCGTGAATATCCATTGATTTCGCTCTGGGGCGCTCTAATTAACTTCTCCGGCCTCGCGTTACCCTCATTATTTCTTGCCCAGTATTATGGGGCGCAGGATACCGGATGGTTTGCCTTGGTAAACCGTGTTTTGGGTGTTCCCGCTGCACTTATAGGAGCGAGCATCGCCCAAGTTTATACTTCCGAGGCGGCCAAACTCTCTCGATCCGATCCAAAGCGTCTCATGTACATTTTCCTCAAGACCACTCGGAGGATGCTGTATTTGGGGATTGCTCCATGTGCCGTATTCATGATGCTCGCACCTTCCATCTTTCAATTTATTTTCGGCCACATCTGGTACGAGGCAGGCATATATGCGCGCTATCTAGGATTGATGTTTTATGCAAGTTTCATCAACTCGCCCGTTACAATGACCTTAAGTATCCTTGAACGGCAAAGATCCCAACTTGTATGGGATGTGTCAAGACTAGCACTTACAATAGGTTCGATAACGCTTCCGTTTCATCTCGGCTTTGGCACGAGAATCGCAATCCTTTGCTACGGTGCAGCAATGACTTTAATGTATGGCATTCACTGGACACAGTCCTATTACGCCATAAAACACTGTGGGAACCGCCCTGGGCCTACGGCCTTGGCAGGCGTGGCAGTGACCTGCTCCCCTGGATCCGCACAAAACTGA
- a CDS encoding polysaccharide biosynthesis protein: MTFSGVAKLINIESRRLVFLRTSRQISRKIPSWLLHRNVQMLLDGTAAIAALWMAYLLRFDFSIPPAQHRGMARWLIIIAFVRPCVILITNGYKATWRFFALRDAVQLGARSALVTAGLLLFRAAVHNGAAVPYSVLLFELFLFMWLACGLRTFRRYGHEILNRVESGANALIIGSDTTLASAVRHLRCSGNINILGLVTENERLVGLRIDGILVRGHITSLPNLLATHPIELVIVAGADIHGADEILRVAAHFGVQVRLLPSWGDLVKGNVQVRRVVGIDQISHVRQRKSANTAHAAVVDCFADRVVLITGAGGSIGSELVRQVADLSVKKLIVLDRDENSIFELMNELKGKSRDQLTIPIVSDIRDHSAIRHAFAKFSPDIVLHAAAYKHVPVMEDNCCEAVLNNICGTRELADAAIDFGCEKLVMISTDKAVRPSSVMGASKRAAEMLIQQRAIRGIEHRQHGTQFACVRFGNVLGSRGSVVPIFLRQIANGGPVTITHEEMTRYFMTIPQAVQLVLQAATLASTGDVYMLEMGDPVKIIEFAKEIIEMSGLTPGRDIEIKVVGMRPGEKIHEQLWNEGAEVGPTTFPHVFRVKASHVPTDFSVLLQQLEKAGRDRKSNEVIQDLLRELPIDYQTGPYHDTMKLMTS, from the coding sequence ATGACATTTAGTGGGGTGGCAAAGCTCATTAATATTGAGAGTCGACGCCTTGTGTTTTTAAGGACGAGTCGGCAAATTTCACGCAAGATCCCCTCATGGCTTTTACATCGTAATGTGCAAATGCTGCTAGATGGCACGGCCGCAATAGCCGCCCTGTGGATGGCATATTTGCTCCGTTTTGACTTCTCAATACCGCCGGCTCAGCACAGGGGGATGGCGCGATGGCTTATCATCATTGCTTTCGTCCGCCCCTGCGTCATATTGATCACGAATGGCTATAAGGCGACTTGGCGATTCTTTGCACTTCGGGATGCTGTACAGTTAGGGGCACGCTCGGCACTTGTTACCGCTGGATTATTGCTGTTTCGAGCGGCGGTTCACAATGGCGCCGCCGTTCCCTATTCTGTTCTTTTGTTCGAGTTGTTTTTATTCATGTGGCTCGCGTGTGGTCTTCGCACCTTCAGACGATATGGACATGAGATATTGAACCGGGTTGAAAGCGGCGCAAATGCACTCATCATTGGGAGCGACACCACTCTAGCCAGTGCTGTGCGGCATCTTCGGTGCTCAGGCAACATTAATATCTTAGGCCTTGTAACGGAGAATGAGCGTCTTGTTGGATTAAGGATCGATGGGATTTTGGTTCGCGGCCACATTACTTCCTTACCAAACCTCCTGGCCACCCATCCAATCGAGTTGGTAATAGTTGCAGGCGCTGACATACACGGCGCAGATGAAATTCTGCGAGTCGCTGCCCACTTTGGAGTGCAAGTTCGACTTCTGCCGTCATGGGGCGATTTGGTCAAAGGCAACGTGCAAGTGAGACGCGTCGTTGGCATCGATCAAATCTCACATGTGCGTCAGCGAAAATCGGCCAACACGGCGCACGCGGCGGTGGTTGATTGCTTTGCTGACCGCGTGGTGTTAATCACGGGCGCAGGCGGTTCGATTGGATCGGAGTTAGTCCGACAAGTAGCTGATTTGTCCGTGAAAAAGCTGATCGTGTTAGATCGCGATGAAAACTCTATTTTTGAGCTAATGAATGAGCTCAAGGGCAAGAGTAGGGATCAACTTACCATTCCGATCGTTAGCGATATCCGCGATCATTCTGCAATTCGTCATGCATTCGCAAAATTTAGTCCAGATATTGTCTTGCATGCTGCCGCATATAAGCATGTGCCGGTCATGGAAGACAACTGCTGCGAAGCTGTCCTAAACAATATATGCGGAACACGTGAGCTGGCAGACGCTGCAATCGATTTCGGTTGCGAGAAACTGGTAATGATTTCAACGGATAAGGCAGTGCGGCCCTCAAGTGTTATGGGTGCCTCGAAGCGTGCCGCAGAGATGTTGATTCAGCAACGAGCGATTAGAGGGATCGAGCATCGCCAGCATGGCACGCAATTTGCCTGCGTGCGATTTGGCAACGTGCTTGGGAGCCGCGGAAGTGTCGTTCCTATTTTCTTGCGCCAGATAGCGAATGGCGGTCCTGTGACGATTACCCATGAGGAAATGACGCGATATTTCATGACCATTCCGCAAGCCGTACAGCTGGTGCTGCAGGCGGCTACTCTAGCTTCAACTGGAGACGTCTACATGCTAGAAATGGGCGACCCCGTGAAAATTATTGAGTTCGCAAAAGAAATAATTGAGATGTCTGGATTGACTCCCGGAAGAGATATTGAGATCAAAGTAGTGGGAATGCGACCTGGCGAGAAAATTCACGAGCAGCTTTGGAATGAAGGCGCCGAAGTCGGCCCCACAACGTTTCCCCATGTATTTCGAGTTAAAGCCTCGCATGTGCCAACCGATTTTTCCGTGTTACTTCAGCAGCTTGAAAAGGCAGGGCGGGATCGGAAAAGCAACGAAGTCATTCAGGATCTGCTGCGTGAATTACCAATTGATTACCAAACGGGACCATATCATGACACTATGAAGCTGATGACGTCATGA
- a CDS encoding GumC family protein — protein sequence MSFLTQNRPASRTSGVVFNAPIPEGPGIPSGPSEIGLSDLVRILRRRIRIIIAAVVIVFVLGSLYCVVKTRRYEATSDLAIYPEGSDALDMGDITASIGGGGLDFDEKLETQVRILKSNSLAWTVISQLRLDKEPTFAGRRKYILFGPYVTPDAPAQIDKTSPERQNQLLGKFRKSLTVQSIARTQAVEITFRDANPILAREVVNRLSSAYAQRNFVTRFNNTMKASDWLSGQLDQLKSRVEESQVKLAKFQKETGIFGTDENDNLVLSKLDDLSKELTDAEADRIVKEAKYRVAQSGNPELIGTIVPDSVLPVLRSQEADLKNQLALASTEFGPHYPKVIQLQNQMAQLEKALHKEVADIQERFRTDYEASAVAEKQLRASFDQQKQKAYDMSEGLSEYGILKREVESGSDLYEDLLKKLKEAGVVASLKAATIDVIDPATLPTRPVEPNIPLTLALSIFLGLGSGVGLAFLAENLDNTIRSTEDIEFLTTIPVFGWVPHFKMNQNSRLKGASSNMKAPFETEGVGPIVLLRPNSQVSEAFRSLRTALLLTSARMPPKTILITSALPGDGKTTVTVNLASVLAQQGARVLLVDADLRRGLIAEQLNIPQNFGLSGSLAGAGIWRDAVANLPEAPHLDILQSGLRPPNSADLLGSSKMHELLEDWRAEYDHVIIDSSPCLAITDGVLVAQKTDTVLLVSRIGHTPRASLRRVSELLQSSNVHVAGIVINDVGMADDYYGYAYSKYSAYYAEDEKPN from the coding sequence GTGAGTTTCTTGACTCAAAACAGACCAGCTAGTCGTACTTCGGGAGTGGTCTTTAACGCCCCCATCCCCGAGGGACCCGGCATTCCATCCGGACCTAGCGAAATCGGTCTCAGTGACCTTGTCAGAATTTTGCGTCGCCGTATTCGGATTATCATCGCTGCCGTTGTGATTGTATTTGTGCTCGGGTCACTATATTGCGTCGTTAAGACTCGCAGATACGAGGCTACTTCGGATTTAGCCATCTACCCCGAAGGATCTGATGCTTTGGATATGGGCGATATCACCGCCAGTATCGGGGGAGGGGGGCTTGATTTTGACGAAAAGCTTGAAACGCAAGTCCGTATTCTCAAGAGCAATAGCCTTGCGTGGACCGTCATCAGTCAGCTACGACTCGATAAGGAACCGACCTTTGCGGGCCGTCGCAAATACATTTTATTTGGGCCATATGTGACACCAGATGCGCCAGCACAGATAGATAAAACGAGTCCCGAGCGCCAGAATCAGCTATTGGGCAAGTTTCGCAAGTCGCTAACTGTGCAGAGTATCGCTCGTACTCAGGCAGTGGAGATCACCTTTCGCGATGCAAATCCAATCCTGGCTCGAGAAGTTGTCAATCGACTCTCCAGTGCCTATGCACAGCGCAATTTCGTAACTCGATTCAATAACACAATGAAGGCTTCCGACTGGTTGTCGGGTCAACTCGATCAACTTAAGTCCAGGGTGGAGGAGTCGCAGGTCAAACTGGCCAAATTCCAGAAAGAAACCGGCATTTTTGGTACGGACGAGAACGATAATTTGGTGCTTTCCAAACTTGACGATCTCAGCAAAGAGCTTACAGACGCAGAAGCTGATCGGATCGTAAAAGAAGCAAAGTACAGAGTCGCGCAGTCTGGCAATCCCGAACTCATTGGTACGATTGTCCCTGACAGCGTTTTGCCGGTGTTGCGCAGCCAGGAGGCGGACTTGAAAAATCAGCTCGCTCTGGCAAGCACTGAGTTTGGGCCTCACTATCCAAAGGTGATCCAATTGCAGAATCAGATGGCCCAACTAGAAAAGGCTCTCCACAAGGAAGTTGCGGACATTCAAGAACGCTTTCGCACAGATTACGAAGCATCGGCGGTTGCCGAGAAGCAACTGCGAGCTTCTTTTGACCAGCAAAAACAAAAAGCTTACGACATGAGTGAAGGGTTGAGCGAATATGGCATTTTGAAGCGCGAAGTGGAATCAGGCAGTGATCTTTATGAAGACCTGTTAAAGAAGTTAAAAGAAGCCGGTGTAGTTGCCAGCCTTAAGGCTGCCACGATTGACGTCATTGATCCGGCAACTCTACCCACAAGACCTGTAGAACCTAACATCCCTTTAACTCTTGCGTTAAGCATTTTTCTAGGTCTCGGTTCTGGAGTCGGACTTGCATTTCTAGCTGAAAATCTGGACAACACCATCCGTAGCACTGAAGATATCGAATTCTTAACGACGATTCCTGTCTTCGGATGGGTTCCCCACTTCAAGATGAATCAGAACTCACGGCTAAAGGGAGCTAGTTCAAATATGAAGGCGCCATTCGAAACTGAGGGTGTCGGTCCGATTGTGCTCTTGCGACCAAACTCGCAGGTTTCTGAAGCGTTCCGTTCGCTGCGGACCGCACTCTTGCTTACCTCCGCTAGAATGCCGCCCAAGACAATCTTAATCACGAGCGCGCTCCCCGGAGACGGGAAGACAACTGTGACGGTGAACCTTGCCTCAGTCCTTGCCCAGCAAGGTGCCCGGGTCCTCCTAGTTGACGCTGATCTACGACGTGGTTTGATAGCAGAGCAACTGAATATCCCCCAGAATTTTGGGTTGAGCGGCTCCCTTGCGGGTGCAGGGATTTGGCGTGATGCCGTTGCAAACCTGCCCGAGGCTCCTCACCTCGATATTCTTCAGTCGGGGCTGCGTCCACCGAATTCAGCGGACCTGCTAGGGTCAAGCAAGATGCACGAGCTCCTAGAAGATTGGCGTGCAGAATATGATCACGTGATCATTGATAGTTCTCCGTGTCTAGCGATTACGGATGGTGTTCTGGTAGCTCAGAAAACCGATACAGTTCTCTTAGTATCGAGGATTGGACATACTCCGCGTGCCAGCTTACGACGCGTGAGTGAGTTGCTCCAGTCCAGCAACGTACACGTTGCCGGCATCGTGATCAATGACGTTGGTATGGCCGACGACTATTACGGATACGCTTACTCAAAATATTCTGCTTATTACGCAGAAGATGAGAAGCCCAACTAG